In the Maribacter sp. MJ134 genome, one interval contains:
- a CDS encoding superoxide dismutase, with the protein MAFELPKLPYAYDALEPHIDARTMEIHHTKHHNGYTTKLNGAIEGTDLEGKSIEDILSSLDMGNGAVRNNGGGFYNHSLFWSVMSPNGGGAPSGELSDAINSAFGSFDGFKEKFSTAAGTRFGSGWAWLCVHKGGRLEICSSPNQDNPLMPNVGCGGQPILGLDVWEHAYYLNYQNRRPDYVSAFFNVIDWKKVAELYAAGK; encoded by the coding sequence ATGGCTTTTGAATTACCAAAACTGCCTTATGCATATGATGCTTTAGAACCGCATATTGATGCAAGGACAATGGAAATACATCATACGAAACATCATAACGGATATACTACTAAGTTGAACGGTGCAATAGAAGGCACGGATTTGGAGGGTAAATCTATTGAAGATATCTTGTCTAGCTTAGACATGGGTAATGGTGCCGTACGCAATAATGGTGGCGGTTTTTACAATCACTCTCTTTTTTGGAGCGTTATGTCCCCTAACGGAGGAGGTGCTCCCTCAGGAGAACTTTCAGATGCAATAAATAGTGCGTTTGGTTCTTTTGATGGATTTAAAGAAAAATTCAGCACTGCCGCAGGTACTAGATTTGGCTCGGGATGGGCATGGTTATGTGTACACAAGGGAGGTAGATTAGAGATTTGCTCTAGCCCTAACCAGGACAACCCTTTAATGCCAAATGTTGGCTGTGGAGGTCAACCAATTCTTGGTTTAGACGTTTGGGAGCATGCTTATTACCTAAACTACCAGAACAGAAGACCAGACTATGTAAGTGCTTTTTTCAACGTTATCGATTGGAAAAAAGTAGCTGAACTATATGCTGCAGGGAAGTAA
- a CDS encoding amidophosphoribosyltransferase has product MSDAIKHECGISVIRLLKPLEYYKEKYGSAFYGVNKMYLMMEKQHNRGQDGAGFASIKLDVDAGQRYMSRVRSCQQQPIQDIFAQINERINKELKEHPEYEDDVALQKKNIPYIGELLLGHVRYGTFGKNSIESVHPFLRQNNWMHRNLIVAGNFNMTNVHELFDNLVQLGQHPKEMADTVTVMEKIGHFLDDAVAKLYKEIKKQGYTKQEASAIIAERLKVSKILRRAAKNFDGGYAMAGLLGHGDAFVLRDPAGIRPAYYYKDDEIVVVASERPAIQTVFNVPYESVQELDPGHAIIVKKSGTTAIKQILEPKERKACSFERIYFSRGSDKEIYQERKKLGKLVFPQILKSINHDIKRTVFSYIPNTAETSFFGMVKEAQNYLNKKKEEQILAIGSKITSKELHDILEVRPRIEKVAIKDAKLRTFITQDDSRDDLVAHVYDISYGSVKKGDNLVIIDDSIVRGTTLKKSILRILDRLSPKKIIVVSSAPQIRYPDCYGIDMAKLEDFIAFRAALDLHKDNNTMHIVDDIYKKCVEQINSKDKDVINYVKQFYAPFSAEQISKKTGELLSPKGINAEVQIIYQTISNLHKACPKNLGDWYFTGNYPTPGGNRVVNKAFINFYEGKNERAY; this is encoded by the coding sequence ATGAGTGACGCTATTAAGCACGAGTGTGGCATCTCTGTAATCCGATTGCTTAAGCCCCTTGAATATTACAAGGAAAAATATGGGTCCGCGTTTTATGGTGTAAATAAAATGTACCTCATGATGGAAAAACAGCACAATCGCGGTCAGGATGGTGCAGGTTTTGCTAGCATTAAGTTAGATGTAGATGCAGGGCAACGTTATATGAGTAGGGTTCGTTCTTGCCAACAACAACCCATACAAGATATCTTTGCTCAAATAAATGAGCGTATAAACAAGGAGCTTAAGGAACATCCAGAATATGAAGATGATGTAGCGTTACAAAAAAAGAATATACCCTATATTGGCGAGTTACTCTTAGGTCACGTACGCTATGGAACTTTTGGTAAAAATAGTATAGAAAGTGTACATCCGTTTTTAAGACAGAACAATTGGATGCATCGTAACCTTATCGTTGCAGGTAATTTTAACATGACCAATGTTCATGAACTGTTCGATAATTTGGTACAGTTAGGGCAGCACCCTAAGGAAATGGCGGACACCGTTACCGTAATGGAAAAGATAGGCCACTTTTTAGATGATGCCGTTGCCAAACTATATAAGGAAATAAAAAAGCAGGGCTATACAAAACAAGAAGCTTCCGCCATTATAGCAGAACGCTTAAAAGTTTCCAAAATATTGAGGAGAGCTGCCAAAAATTTTGACGGTGGCTATGCCATGGCCGGTCTACTTGGACATGGTGACGCCTTTGTGCTTCGTGACCCCGCAGGTATAAGGCCTGCATATTATTATAAGGACGATGAGATTGTTGTAGTGGCTTCTGAGCGTCCTGCTATACAGACCGTATTCAACGTGCCTTATGAAAGTGTTCAAGAACTGGACCCCGGACACGCTATAATCGTTAAGAAAAGTGGCACAACGGCCATAAAACAAATATTAGAACCTAAGGAAAGAAAGGCGTGTTCTTTTGAGCGAATCTATTTTTCTAGAGGTAGCGATAAGGAGATTTACCAAGAACGAAAGAAACTGGGCAAGTTGGTTTTTCCGCAAATCTTAAAGTCTATTAACCATGATATAAAGAGAACGGTATTCTCCTATATTCCGAACACCGCAGAAACATCTTTCTTTGGTATGGTTAAAGAAGCGCAGAACTATCTTAACAAAAAGAAAGAAGAACAGATTCTTGCCATAGGCTCCAAAATTACCAGTAAGGAACTCCATGATATACTTGAGGTAAGACCAAGAATTGAAAAAGTAGCTATTAAAGACGCTAAATTAAGAACCTTTATCACGCAAGATGACAGTAGAGATGACCTTGTAGCCCACGTATACGACATTTCCTATGGGTCTGTAAAGAAAGGTGATAATTTGGTCATCATAGATGATAGTATTGTTAGAGGCACCACGTTAAAGAAAAGCATACTTCGTATCCTTGACCGTCTTTCTCCTAAAAAAATAATAGTAGTCTCCTCTGCTCCACAGATCAGATATCCAGACTGTTATGGTATAGACATGGCCAAACTAGAAGACTTTATTGCCTTTAGAGCTGCGCTAGACCTCCATAAGGACAATAATACCATGCACATAGTCGACGATATTTATAAAAAATGTGTTGAGCAAATTAACTCCAAGGATAAAGACGTAATTAATTACGTAAAGCAATTCTACGCCCCATTTTCGGCTGAACAAATATCGAAGAAAACTGGAGAACTTCTTAGCCCAAAAGGTATCAATGCCGAAGTTCAAATAATTTACCAGACCATATCAAATTTACATAAGGCCTGTCCAAAAAATTTAGGAGATTGGTACTTTACGGGAAACTATCCCACCCCTGGAGGAAACAGGGTGGTAAACAAGGCTTTTATCAACTTTTACGAAGGTAAAAACGAAAGAGCGTATTAA